A genomic segment from Bufo bufo chromosome 8, aBufBuf1.1, whole genome shotgun sequence encodes:
- the LOC120977209 gene encoding mitochondrial carnitine/acylcarnitine carrier protein-like, whose protein sequence is MSSENGGHLLAYLKHFVSGGMGGMCLTLAGQPLDTVKVNLQIQARPAGGQTLQYTSTVDCFCKIVSQQGLWGLYKGMGAPLAGVTPMMAMTFFGFSLGKKLQQNGAQDILRPHQVFSAGMLAGLCAAIIAVPAERIKCLLQAQANSSLKRFSGPVDCARQLFREQGTRSLYRGTVLTLLRDIPATGMYFMSYEWMKDKMRPHGGSVGDLSAARILLAGGVAGMCNWAVAIPMDVLKSRFQTAPHSRYRGLLDVFREVMRDEGPRGLYKGFTAAMLRAFPANAACFLGFEASMKFLHWLIPNV, encoded by the exons ATGTCCTCGGAGAATGGAGGTCACCTGTTGGCTTACCTCAAGCATTTTGTCTCTGGGGGTATGGGGGGCATGTGCCTCACGCTGGCCGGACAACCCCTGGACACCGTCAAG GTGAATCTACAAATCCAGGCTCGGCCTGCAGGAGGACAGACGCTCCAGTATACCAGCACTGTGGACTGCTTCTGCAAGATCGTCTCCCAGCAG GGTCTCTGGGGTCTTTATAAAGGTATGGGGGCCCCGCTGGCTGGCGTCACCCCTATGATGGCAATGACGTTTTTCGGCTTCAGTTTGGGGAAGAAACTACAACAGAATGGAGCACAGGATATACTGAG GCCGCACCAGGTGTTCTCAGCAGGAATGCTGGCCGGACTGTGCGCCGCCATAATTGCTGTGCCTGCCGAAAGGATCAAGTGCTTGCTGCAG GCTCAGGCTAACAGCTCGCTGAAGAGATTTTCGGGGCCTGTAGATTGTGCCAGGCAGCTTTTTCGGGAGCAGGGCACCCGGAGCTTGTACAGGGGTACTGTTCTTACCCTTCTGAGAG ataTCCCTGCTACCGGCATGTATTTTATGAGCTATGAATGGATGAAGGATAAAATGAGGCCGCACGGAGGAAG CGTCGGGGACCTCAGTGCCGCACGGATTCTGCTCGCTGGAGGTGTGGCGGGCATGTGCAACTGGGCGGTAGCCATTCCTATGGATGTGCTCAAGTCACGGTTCCAGACAG CTCCCCATAGCCGGTACAGGGGTCTTCTGGACGTCTTCAGGGAAGTCATGCGAGATGAGGGTCCCCGAGGTCTGTATAAGGGGTTCACAGCAGCCATGTTACGAGCCTTCCCGGCCAATGCG GCGTGCTTTCTTGGATTTGAGGCATCTATGAAGTTCCTACACTGGCTGATCCCAAACGTGTGA